From Telopea speciosissima isolate NSW1024214 ecotype Mountain lineage unplaced genomic scaffold, Tspe_v1 Tspe_v1.0617, whole genome shotgun sequence, a single genomic window includes:
- the LOC122648225 gene encoding disease resistance protein L6-like: MDKDDSLQLFSHHAFRRDQPPGDYLDLSEAMVKTTGGFPLALEVIGSSLYLKEKRVWEGMLKKLQKVSNNDVMERLKISYEALKDEEQQMFLDTACFFIGMDKDIVCHIWDGCGFFSQVGLHALCVRSLVTISEEGELDMHDLLRDLGRNIVRQENIDEPGMRTRIWSQEDVLDVLDTQTVGIEYA; this comes from the coding sequence ATGGATAAAGATGACTCTCTTCAACTTTTTAGCCATCATGCATTTAGAAGGGACCAACCTCCAGGAGATTATTTGGATCTCTCAGAAGCTATGGTAAAAACTACTGGAGGATTTCCCTTGGCTCTTGAAGTTATAGGTTCATCTTtatatttaaaggaaaaaagagtaTGGGAAGGCATGCTAAAGAAGTTGCAAAAAGTTTCCAATAATGATGTCATGGAAAGGTTGAAAATAAGTTATGAAGCATTAAAAGACGAGGAGCAGCAAATGTTTCTTGATACtgcttgtttttttattggaatgGATAAAGATATTGTATGTCACATATGGGATGGGTGTGGGTTTTTTTCTCAAGTAGGACTTCATGCTCTTTGTGTAAGGTCTTTGGTAACGATTAGTGAAGAAGGTGAGTTAGATATGCATGATCTACTTCGAGATCTTGGAAGGAATATTGTTCGTCAAGAGAACATAGATGAACCAGGGATGCGTACTCGAATATGGTCTCAAGAGGATGTCTTGGATGTACTAGATACACAAACGGTTGGTATTGAATATGCATAA